Proteins encoded within one genomic window of Thioploca ingrica:
- a CDS encoding glycosyl transferase family protein, with product MTDKIIILTPVFNEEANLPLYEKAVSETLLSHQEYQFQILFIDDGSTDQSWSIIVDICTRNSVNFQGIRLSRNYGSHIALSAGFDYATDGEAVATLACDLQDPPEVILEFLAKWCLGAQIVWGKRRQRQDESWRIFTSQIFSHLMRRYAMPYHSQFTTGSFLLIDNKVAHCFRQFRECNRITFALVAWTGFEQATVEYDRQQRKAGKSGWNLSKMLKTMYDAFIGFSSAPIRAVTWLGISTSLLGIFLLIYVLFSWLMGSPVLGYTSIMTVIIFFFSIQFFLMGLIGEYLYRIYMEAVHRPLYFISDIISHQDNRHNHVN from the coding sequence ATGACTGATAAGATCATTATTTTAACTCCGGTCTTTAATGAAGAAGCTAACTTGCCTCTTTATGAAAAAGCAGTTTCGGAGACTCTACTCTCTCATCAAGAATACCAGTTTCAAATTTTATTTATTGACGATGGTAGTACGGATCAGAGTTGGTCAATTATTGTAGATATATGTACAAGAAATTCAGTTAATTTTCAAGGAATAAGATTATCTCGTAACTACGGTTCCCATATTGCCTTAAGTGCGGGTTTTGACTATGCTACTGATGGAGAAGCTGTGGCAACATTAGCTTGCGATCTTCAAGACCCACCTGAAGTTATTCTAGAATTTCTAGCCAAATGGTGTTTAGGTGCTCAAATTGTTTGGGGAAAACGACGCCAGCGGCAAGATGAATCTTGGCGGATATTCACCAGCCAAATTTTTTCCCACTTAATGCGCCGCTACGCGATGCCTTACCATTCTCAATTTACCACCGGCAGTTTCTTGTTGATCGATAACAAGGTAGCACATTGCTTTCGGCAATTTCGAGAATGTAATCGTATTACTTTTGCTCTAGTGGCATGGACTGGTTTTGAACAAGCTACAGTGGAGTATGATCGCCAACAGCGAAAGGCCGGAAAATCTGGTTGGAATTTGAGTAAGATGCTGAAAACAATGTATGATGCTTTCATCGGTTTTTCTTCTGCGCCTATTAGGGCAGTTACTTGGTTAGGAATTAGTACTTCCCTATTAGGTATTTTCCTTTTGATTTATGTCTTGTTTAGTTGGTTGATGGGTTCACCGGTTCTAGGCTATACCAGTATCATGACCGTTATCATATTCTTTTTTAGTATCCAGTTTTTTTTGATGGGCCTTATCGGAGAATATCTGTATCGAATCTATATGGAAGCTGTACATCGGCCGCTTTATTTTATAAGCGATATAATCTCTCATCAAGATAACAGGCATAATCATGTCAACTGA
- a CDS encoding sulfotransferase, which translates to MKQRLPNFIIAGAPRSGTTWLYYLLDQHPEVYMAKPVRPEPKFFLVDEIYQQGIGYYASTWFSAVEEAKVVGEKSTNYLENTAVAGRIYQHLPQAKLIFLLREPVQRAFSNYLWSQMNGLEDKDFETALSLEAEREMNLPEQFCYARPHAYFSRGLYAQLLRPYFDLFPREQLLCLRYEDIINQPERLAKRLHLFLGVQPRPSDTKNLGLINSVGDPNEVIPKETYKKLVERYVGPNRQLVQLLGTDFEIWENS; encoded by the coding sequence ATGAAACAACGTTTACCGAATTTCATCATTGCGGGAGCACCTCGTTCAGGAACAACATGGCTTTATTATTTATTAGATCAGCATCCAGAGGTTTATATGGCTAAACCGGTGCGTCCTGAACCCAAATTTTTTTTAGTTGATGAAATTTATCAACAAGGTATAGGATACTATGCCAGTACTTGGTTCAGTGCTGTAGAAGAAGCTAAGGTGGTGGGAGAAAAAAGTACTAATTATCTAGAAAATACCGCTGTAGCTGGGCGGATTTACCAACACCTACCTCAAGCGAAACTGATTTTTCTCCTTCGAGAACCGGTGCAACGTGCTTTTTCAAACTATCTATGGTCCCAAATGAATGGATTGGAAGATAAGGATTTTGAGACAGCGCTATCATTGGAAGCAGAACGTGAGATGAATTTGCCAGAACAATTTTGTTATGCTCGTCCCCACGCTTACTTTTCTAGAGGTCTTTACGCACAGTTATTACGCCCCTACTTTGACCTTTTCCCTAGGGAACAACTATTGTGCTTACGCTACGAGGATATTATCAACCAACCCGAACGTTTAGCCAAACGCTTACATTTGTTCTTGGGAGTTCAACCTCGCCCCTCTGATACCAAAAACCTTGGTTTAATCAATAGTGTAGGCGATCCAAATGAAGTTATTCCAAAAGAAACTTATAAAAAATTAGTGGAACGCTATGTTGGACCTAATCGCCAACTTGTCCAACTTCTGGGAACTGATTTTGAGATATGGGAGAACAGTTGA
- a CDS encoding glutamine--scyllo-inositol transaminase codes for MSPAEQFIPVAKPWLDEREAEAAKRPILSGWVTQGPEVATFEQEFADYVGAQYACAVSNCTTALHLALLAVGVQPKDEVITVSHSYIATANSIRYCGAIPVFVDIQPETFNINPLLIEGAITAHTRAILCVHQMGMPCDMKAIIDIAQRHSIPVVEDAACAIGSEILWKEQWEKMGKPHGDIACFSFHPRKVITTGDGGMLTTSDSDWDKQFRLWRQHGMSIPDTVRHGAKEVVFESYPELGYNYRMTDIQAAVGREQLKRLSEIVQRRRFLAERYQQLLTKEINGIGLPDEPMWAKSNWQSYCVRLPDRYDQKLIMQFMLDQGIATRRGIMCAHKEPAYVNHEPWSCGSQSLVESEKAQTQCIILPLYPQMLDSEQERVVEVLFEACKRY; via the coding sequence ATGTCTCCAGCCGAACAATTTATTCCGGTGGCTAAACCTTGGTTAGATGAACGCGAAGCCGAAGCCGCAAAACGTCCTATTTTATCCGGTTGGGTTACTCAAGGACCTGAAGTTGCTACATTTGAACAAGAATTTGCTGATTATGTCGGTGCACAATATGCCTGTGCGGTTTCCAATTGTACCACTGCCCTACACTTGGCATTATTAGCGGTTGGGGTACAACCAAAAGATGAAGTTATTACTGTCAGTCATTCTTATATCGCCACAGCAAATAGCATTCGTTATTGCGGTGCAATACCCGTTTTTGTTGATATTCAACCAGAAACTTTTAATATCAATCCACTCCTGATTGAAGGCGCTATCACGGCGCATACCCGTGCTATCCTTTGCGTACACCAGATGGGAATGCCTTGCGATATGAAGGCAATTATAGATATTGCTCAACGCCATTCTATTCCTGTTGTTGAAGATGCCGCTTGCGCCATTGGAAGTGAAATTCTCTGGAAGGAACAGTGGGAAAAAATGGGTAAGCCGCATGGAGATATTGCCTGCTTTTCATTTCACCCACGGAAAGTCATTACTACTGGTGATGGTGGAATGCTAACTACTTCCGATTCTGACTGGGACAAACAATTTCGCCTCTGGCGGCAACACGGAATGAGTATACCTGACACTGTGCGTCATGGTGCTAAAGAAGTTGTGTTTGAGTCTTACCCAGAACTAGGTTACAACTACCGCATGACTGACATTCAAGCTGCCGTCGGACGTGAACAACTCAAACGGTTATCAGAGATTGTTCAGCGACGCCGATTTTTAGCTGAAAGATACCAACAGTTGTTGACTAAAGAAATAAATGGAATAGGATTGCCAGATGAACCCATGTGGGCAAAAAGTAACTGGCAAAGTTATTGTGTGCGCTTACCTGATAGATATGATCAGAAACTAATTATGCAATTTATGCTAGATCAAGGTATAGCAACTCGACGGGGTATCATGTGTGCGCATAAAGAACCGGCTTATGTTAACCATGAACCTTGGTCTTGTGGTTCACAGTCATTGGTAGAAAGCGAAAAAGCACAGACTCAATGTATTATTTTGCCACTGTATCCTCAGATGTTGGATTCTGAGCAAGAAAGAGTGGTTGAAGTTTTATTTGAAGCTTGTAAACGATATTAA
- a CDS encoding dTDP-glucose 4,6-dehydratase, which produces MIVVDNLVNGQRENLAKLPEDKCQLVVTDIRDEQRMIALMQDVDIVFHLACLGVRHSIHSPHENHEVNATATLKLLSIAKTVGVNRFVYVSSSEVYGTAHWVPMTEEHPTFPMTVYGSSKLAGECYTRAFYQTYDYPTVVIRPFNAYGPRCHHEGDSGEVIPKFLLRCLADNPMIIFGDGNQTRDFTYVSDTAKGILLAGFAENTVGQTINLGNGSEITINELAQEVKAVVGQANTTIIHEAPRPGDVLRLYANTTQSQQLLGFKPQVTLHEGLTKLKEWYLSRDVSPEILLEQEVVYNWQSKGSR; this is translated from the coding sequence GTGATTGTTGTTGACAATCTAGTCAATGGTCAACGTGAAAATTTAGCCAAATTACCAGAAGATAAATGTCAACTCGTGGTTACCGACATTCGAGATGAACAACGTATGATAGCGTTGATGCAAGATGTAGATATTGTTTTTCATTTAGCGTGCTTAGGCGTTCGACATTCGATTCACTCCCCTCATGAAAATCATGAAGTCAATGCAACAGCTACTTTAAAATTACTATCAATCGCGAAGACAGTAGGAGTAAATCGTTTTGTCTATGTTTCAAGTTCTGAGGTTTATGGTACCGCCCATTGGGTACCCATGACAGAAGAACATCCCACTTTTCCTATGACAGTCTATGGTTCTTCTAAGTTGGCAGGGGAGTGTTACACCCGAGCGTTTTACCAAACCTATGATTATCCAACTGTAGTCATACGCCCGTTTAATGCTTATGGACCACGTTGCCATCATGAAGGGGATAGTGGCGAAGTGATTCCTAAATTTTTACTCCGTTGTCTAGCTGATAACCCGATGATTATTTTCGGTGATGGTAACCAGACTAGGGACTTTACTTATGTCAGTGATACAGCCAAAGGTATTCTCTTAGCTGGATTTGCAGAGAATACGGTTGGACAAACTATCAATTTGGGAAATGGTTCGGAAATCACTATCAATGAGTTAGCACAGGAAGTTAAAGCTGTAGTCGGTCAAGCAAATACAACAATTATTCATGAAGCACCTCGTCCAGGGGATGTGCTACGTCTTTATGCTAACACGACTCAATCCCAACAATTATTAGGATTTAAACCGCAAGTTACTTTGCATGAAGGTTTAACTAAGCTTAAAGAATGGTATCTCAGTAGGGATGTTTCCCCGGAAATCCTTTTAGAACAGGAAGTAGTATACAACTGGCAATCGAAAGGTAGCCGTTAA
- a CDS encoding group 2 glycosyl transferase has product MNISVIFPAYNEEQNIEETISLSLEALRPLFEEFEIIIIDDASTDKTGKIADLLATKHQEIKVIHNSKNRGQGQNILLGFQQARYDLVIHNGMDYPFDFKDLSKMLPLLEEADIVVASRSTRAGYTLYRKFLSLTNTMLLHLISDLRLPDYNFVQLYKKFVLNSIQIEGRSTGFVIPEILIRSYKKGYRIKDVEIEYHFREKGVSTAGHPRVVVSSFFDLVRFWLGTLIKK; this is encoded by the coding sequence ATGAACATTTCAGTCATTTTTCCAGCCTACAATGAAGAACAGAATATTGAAGAGACCATTTCATTGTCATTAGAAGCACTACGACCTCTATTTGAAGAATTTGAGATTATTATTATTGATGATGCTAGCACAGATAAGACCGGAAAAATAGCCGACCTTTTAGCAACCAAACACCAAGAGATTAAAGTAATTCATAACTCCAAAAATAGAGGGCAAGGACAAAATATCCTTTTAGGTTTTCAACAGGCTAGATACGATTTAGTGATTCATAATGGAATGGATTATCCTTTTGATTTTAAAGATCTAAGTAAAATGCTTCCTCTGCTTGAAGAAGCAGACATTGTCGTTGCTAGTCGTTCCACTCGTGCTGGCTATACACTGTATCGTAAATTTCTTTCTTTAACCAATACGATGTTATTACATCTTATCTCTGATTTGCGATTACCAGATTATAACTTTGTGCAACTGTATAAAAAATTCGTTTTAAATTCAATTCAAATAGAAGGTCGAAGCACCGGTTTTGTGATACCGGAGATATTGATTAGATCTTATAAGAAAGGTTACCGAATCAAGGATGTAGAAATTGAGTACCATTTTCGAGAGAAAGGAGTAAGTACTGCCGGTCATCCGCGTGTAGTAGTTAGCTCTTTTTTTGATTTAGTCAGATTCTGGTTGGGAACTCTCATAAAAAAATGA